A region of Campylobacter sp. RM16189 DNA encodes the following proteins:
- a CDS encoding tetratricopeptide repeat protein, whose protein sequence is MRKLGFIVFAALLGLSAHARTNESIAMELRVDGKIIESMPFEHEACVKDKVWSSCKQIGSYYDFGRPGVASDPQKAIMYYKMCCDLNDQDKMCCEKGYAKELKEKREAACKANDAASCGKLAVSAYDKKDFEASFKYAKKGCDLGKDEDACTYLAYMYYYGQGVEKNYEKAFEVYNGLCERGVYNMCPTVGFFYADGIGVKQDIKKSKEILEKICPDKYPEGCTQLGVLYETDKYGMKDEKKASELFSIACKHNRKSKACEKLGKITSEEIACENKDPHSCYMAANAHKNDPEKMLYYYDKACEYGYSNGCFGAAALSQQDAKKAMEYAYKACKLNSVDACEWLAQISTQACQAGNEEGCKWLERMKTGK, encoded by the coding sequence GTGAGAAAGTTAGGTTTTATTGTTTTTGCAGCACTTCTTGGGCTATCGGCTCATGCAAGAACCAATGAATCAATCGCAATGGAGTTAAGAGTAGACGGTAAAATCATAGAGTCTATGCCTTTTGAACACGAAGCTTGCGTAAAGGATAAGGTTTGGTCATCTTGCAAGCAGATTGGTTCGTACTATGATTTCGGAAGACCGGGCGTTGCAAGCGATCCGCAAAAGGCTATTATGTATTACAAAATGTGCTGCGACCTAAATGATCAAGACAAAATGTGCTGTGAAAAGGGCTATGCAAAAGAGCTTAAAGAAAAACGTGAAGCGGCTTGCAAGGCGAATGACGCTGCAAGTTGCGGTAAGCTCGCAGTCTCTGCGTATGACAAAAAGGACTTTGAAGCTTCGTTTAAGTATGCAAAAAAGGGTTGTGACCTAGGCAAGGACGAGGATGCTTGCACATATCTTGCCTATATGTACTACTACGGTCAGGGCGTAGAGAAGAATTATGAAAAGGCGTTTGAGGTCTATAACGGCTTGTGCGAAAGGGGCGTGTATAATATGTGCCCTACGGTGGGCTTTTTTTACGCTGATGGTATAGGTGTGAAACAAGATATCAAAAAAAGCAAAGAGATTTTAGAGAAAATTTGCCCCGATAAATATCCTGAAGGTTGCACCCAACTAGGCGTACTTTATGAAACTGACAAATACGGTATGAAGGATGAGAAAAAGGCAAGTGAGCTATTTTCTATCGCTTGCAAACACAACAGAAAAAGCAAAGCTTGCGAAAAGCTAGGCAAAATCACAAGCGAGGAGATAGCTTGCGAAAACAAAGATCCCCACTCTTGTTATATGGCGGCGAACGCTCATAAAAACGATCCTGAAAAAATGCTTTATTATTATGATAAAGCTTGCGAATACGGATATAGCAACGGTTGCTTTGGAGCTGCCGCTCTTAGCCAACAAGATGCTAAAAAAGCAATGGAGTACGCATATAAAGCTTGCAAATTAAATAGCGTTGATGCTTGCGAGTGGCTAGCACAAATTTCCACACAGGCTTGCCAAGCCGGCAATGAGGAGGGTTGCAAGTGGTTGGAAAGAATGAAAACAGGTAAATAA
- a CDS encoding DUF805 domain-containing protein produces MTFSQSIKNCFSNYATFHGRASRSEYWWFALFNVLVYILASAIDTTINSSIFYTISVLVLFLPTISVSIRRLHDINKSGWFYLLFLIPIIGIIILIIWFVKRGTIGPNQFGDDPVLE; encoded by the coding sequence ATGACTTTTTCTCAATCTATAAAAAATTGCTTTAGCAACTATGCAACATTTCATGGCAGAGCATCTAGGTCTGAGTATTGGTGGTTCGCACTTTTTAATGTTCTCGTATACATATTGGCAAGCGCGATAGACACGACGATAAATTCTTCAATATTTTATACCATATCTGTATTAGTGCTTTTTTTGCCAACTATTTCTGTCTCCATAAGAAGACTACACGATATCAATAAAAGTGGCTGGTTTTATCTTCTGTTTTTAATACCGATTATAGGGATAATCATACTTATAATATGGTTTGTAAAGCGTGGAACAATAGGCCCTAATCAATTTGGAGACGACCCTGTTTTAGAATAA
- a CDS encoding 2-isopropylmalate synthase, with amino-acid sequence MNNNKIIIFDTTLRDGEQSPGASMNTEEKLRIALQLERLGVDVMEAGFAAASPGDFDAINQIAKQSSNITVCSLARAVERDIKAAGEAIFPAKKNRIHTFIATSPIHMEYKLKMKPDEVIHRAVEAVKYAKTFCDDVEFSCEDAGRTELGFMKEICEAVIQAGAKTINLPDTVGYRLPNELTAMISEMVKFINGRAIVSVHNHNDLGLATANSLAAVMAGARQVECTLNGLGERAGNASLEEIVMAIKTRQDIFAPLYTDIICKEIYPSSRLVATITGIEPQPNKAIVGKNAFAHESGIHQDGVLKHKETYEIISAESIGLEKNSLVLGKHSGRHAFKDKLISLGFELDSEALNEAFDKFKELADKKKEVFDDDIRALVTSEFIKIPQAYEIVTLSQNNCNKGLASAAVTIKHKDEFISDAALGNGTVDAIFKVIDRISKINGVLKDYKVSAVSQGKDALASVIVKVEFDKNNAVIGHGLDIDTMMASAKAYVGALNSFIRIKNLSK; translated from the coding sequence ATGAATAATAATAAAATAATTATATTTGATACCACATTAAGAGATGGCGAGCAAAGCCCTGGTGCCTCAATGAATACTGAAGAGAAGTTAAGAATAGCTCTTCAACTTGAGCGCCTTGGAGTGGATGTGATGGAGGCTGGGTTTGCTGCAGCAAGCCCGGGAGACTTTGATGCGATAAATCAGATAGCAAAGCAGTCTTCAAATATTACCGTTTGTTCTCTTGCAAGAGCCGTAGAAAGAGATATCAAAGCTGCCGGAGAGGCTATATTTCCTGCTAAAAAAAATAGAATCCATACATTTATCGCTACAAGTCCGATTCATATGGAGTATAAGCTTAAGATGAAACCTGACGAAGTGATACACCGTGCTGTTGAAGCTGTAAAATATGCTAAAACATTTTGTGATGACGTTGAGTTTAGTTGCGAGGATGCGGGTAGGACTGAGCTAGGATTTATGAAAGAGATTTGTGAGGCTGTTATACAGGCAGGAGCAAAGACTATAAATCTACCTGATACCGTTGGGTATCGATTGCCAAACGAGCTTACGGCAATGATAAGCGAGATGGTAAAATTTATAAATGGGCGAGCAATAGTCTCAGTCCATAATCATAACGATTTAGGGCTTGCTACGGCTAATTCTTTAGCTGCGGTAATGGCTGGAGCCAGGCAAGTGGAGTGTACCTTAAATGGACTTGGAGAAAGAGCCGGTAATGCAAGCCTAGAAGAGATCGTAATGGCGATAAAAACGCGTCAGGATATCTTTGCTCCATTATATACAGATATAATTTGTAAAGAAATTTATCCAAGCTCTCGTCTTGTAGCAACAATAACAGGTATCGAGCCTCAGCCAAATAAGGCTATAGTGGGTAAAAACGCCTTTGCTCACGAAAGTGGAATTCACCAAGACGGCGTATTAAAACATAAAGAAACTTATGAGATAATCTCAGCTGAAAGCATAGGGCTTGAGAAAAATTCATTGGTTCTTGGTAAACATTCTGGACGTCACGCTTTTAAAGATAAACTAATAAGTCTTGGTTTTGAGCTTGATAGCGAAGCGCTAAACGAAGCGTTTGATAAATTTAAAGAGCTTGCCGATAAGAAAAAAGAGGTATTTGATGATGATATCCGCGCTCTTGTTACTAGTGAATTTATTAAAATTCCGCAAGCTTACGAAATAGTAACTCTAAGTCAAAATAACTGCAATAAAGGGCTTGCAAGTGCTGCTGTAACGATAAAGCATAAGGATGAGTTTATTAGCGATGCGGCTCTTGGAAATGGAACAGTAGATGCGATATTTAAGGTTATTGATCGCATAAGTAAGATAAATGGAGTATTAAAAGACTATAAAGTAAGTGCGGTTAGTCAGGGTAAAGATGCTTTGGCTAGCGTTATAGTTAAGGTAGAATTTGATAAAAATAACGCTGTTATAGGACATGGGCTTGATATAGATACTATGATGGCTAGTGCGAAGGCCTATGTAGGTGCGTTAAATAGCTTTATTAGGATCAAAAATTTAAGTAAATAG
- the pssA gene encoding CDP-diacylglycerol--serine O-phosphatidyltransferase: MRENDKLQLMYIFPNLFTAASAFLGVISIIASVNGQYFKAITYIVFSLILDGLDGRVARLTKTTSKFGVEFDSLADIVAFGVAPAMLFYFSVGQNFGRLGSLVAALFVVFGAIRLARFNVMTGTYEPSVFIGLPIPTAAIVSAFWVGLSLEYSFARSAEWFLLILQSVLSVLMVSNIRYPSFKKIDLKQANFLKILIILTIICSLLYIYPIEVPAALMTIYVFYGIVRFIYMFIKKNPKFKKESE, encoded by the coding sequence ATGAGAGAGAATGACAAACTTCAGCTTATGTATATATTTCCAAATTTATTTACCGCAGCTAGTGCATTTTTGGGTGTCATTAGTATTATTGCTTCTGTAAATGGACAATATTTTAAAGCGATAACATATATAGTATTTTCTCTTATTCTTGACGGACTTGATGGTAGGGTAGCCAGACTTACTAAGACTACTTCGAAATTTGGAGTAGAGTTTGATAGTCTCGCAGATATTGTAGCATTTGGTGTTGCTCCTGCTATGCTATTTTATTTTTCGGTAGGGCAAAATTTTGGACGATTAGGCTCTCTTGTTGCAGCGCTTTTTGTAGTGTTTGGTGCTATTAGACTTGCTAGATTTAATGTGATGACGGGCACATATGAGCCTTCGGTATTTATTGGTCTTCCTATACCAACAGCCGCTATTGTAAGCGCTTTTTGGGTTGGGCTTAGTTTAGAATATAGTTTTGCTAGAAGCGCCGAGTGGTTTTTGCTAATACTTCAGTCCGTTCTTTCTGTATTGATGGTTAGTAATATACGTTATCCAAGCTTTAAAAAAATAGATTTAAAACAGGCTAATTTTTTAAAAATTTTAATAATTTTAACTATTATATGCTCTTTGCTCTATATATATCCCATAGAAGTTCCTGCGGCTTTAATGACTATTTACGTTTTTTATGGTATAGTTAGATTTATCTATATGTTTATCAAAAAGAATCCTAAATTTAAAAAGGAGAGCGAATGA
- a CDS encoding phosphatidylserine decarboxylase — MEIVAKQGYKYILIFSFLFLSSVFFDTLWALFLTLFVITFFIFRNPKREKGSNDEYAILSPIDGKVKSIRRISYLGDDSIEIVICKSILGSGSLKAPCDLKLVELRRRHGLFLCSTMKSSNSLNERALYLCKHGNLKIAIRTIAGALSRSLSVEKFEDLEAGDKFGFIGDGLVVLILPANARISAAIGDSVKATCSVIGFFNHEDRR, encoded by the coding sequence GTGGAGATTGTCGCTAAGCAGGGCTATAAATATATACTAATTTTTAGTTTTTTGTTTTTATCGTCGGTGTTTTTTGACACTCTCTGGGCTCTGTTTTTAACACTTTTTGTTATCACCTTTTTTATTTTTAGAAACCCTAAAAGAGAGAAAGGAAGTAACGACGAATACGCTATTTTAAGCCCTATTGACGGCAAAGTAAAAAGCATTAGGAGAATTTCTTATTTAGGAGATGATTCTATTGAGATTGTTATCTGCAAATCAATTTTAGGATCAGGTTCTCTTAAAGCTCCTTGCGATCTTAAGCTTGTTGAATTAAGGCGAAGACATGGGCTATTTTTATGCAGTACTATGAAGTCTTCAAATTCTTTAAATGAAAGAGCTTTATATCTTTGTAAGCATGGAAATTTAAAGATAGCCATACGCACTATAGCGGGGGCTTTAAGCAGAAGCTTATCAGTTGAGAAATTTGAGGATTTAGAAGCTGGGGATAAATTCGGGTTTATAGGAGATGGACTAGTTGTGTTGATACTGCCTGCCAATGCTCGCATAAGTGCTGCTATAGGAGATAGTGTAAAGGCGACTTGTAGCGTAATTGGATTTTTTAATCATGAGGATAGAAGATGA
- the ftsH gene encoding ATP-dependent zinc metalloprotease FtsH, protein MNNKRFDEDRNSNNNGNNGFFNKNPIFIFAIFAIVIILIFRGFTDNMEIGSSFGSQTATKSVTYSELKEMIKNKQISQVGIAETSIKALGNMGDGRSVFIAKRVNDPTLVPLLEENKIPYGAYSETNWFSELLFSWVLPIFIFFGIWMFLASRMQKNMGGGILGMGSSKKLVNSEKPKVKFTDVAGVEESKEEVKEIVDFLKHPDRYINLGAKIPKGVLLVGPPGTGKTLLAKAVAGEADVPFFSVSGSSFIEMFVGVGASRVRDLFENAKKEAPAIVFIDEIDAIGKSRAASGMIGGNDEREQTLNQLLAEMDGFSSDASPVIVLAATNRPEVLDAALLRPGRFDRQVLVDKPDFKGRIDILRVHMKDIKLDPNVDIEEIARMTAGLAGADLANIINEAALLAGRKEKNYVEQKDLVEAVERAIAGLEKKSRRINPKEKRIVAYHESGHALISETTKGADKVTKVSIIPRGLAALGYTLNTPEENKFMMQRHELIARVDVLLAGRAAEEVFIKEISTGAGNDLERATDILKAMVSVYGMSDVAGLMVLEKQRNTFLTGGQSIKDYSDKMAENVDEFVKSTLEARYNEVLQTLRTYSGAIEKMVEALYEQETIEGAKVREIIKAYENENGLPSRLIEEHNDSEQKS, encoded by the coding sequence ATGAACAATAAAAGATTCGATGAAGATAGAAATTCAAATAATAACGGCAATAACGGATTTTTTAATAAAAACCCGATCTTTATCTTTGCTATTTTTGCTATTGTTATTATTTTGATATTTAGAGGTTTTACAGACAATATGGAGATAGGCAGCTCATTTGGAAGCCAAACAGCGACTAAGAGTGTGACCTATTCTGAATTAAAAGAGATGATTAAAAATAAGCAAATTTCTCAAGTAGGAATTGCAGAGACATCTATTAAGGCCCTTGGCAATATGGGAGATGGAAGAAGTGTATTTATAGCAAAACGCGTAAACGATCCTACTTTGGTACCGCTACTAGAGGAAAACAAGATACCATACGGAGCATATAGCGAAACAAACTGGTTTAGTGAGCTGCTATTTTCGTGGGTGTTGCCGATATTTATATTTTTTGGAATTTGGATGTTTCTTGCAAGTAGAATGCAAAAAAACATGGGCGGAGGCATACTTGGTATGGGAAGCTCCAAAAAGCTTGTAAATTCCGAAAAGCCAAAAGTGAAATTTACCGATGTAGCAGGCGTTGAAGAGTCCAAGGAAGAAGTTAAAGAGATAGTTGATTTCTTAAAGCACCCCGATAGGTATATAAATTTAGGAGCTAAAATCCCAAAGGGTGTGCTTTTGGTTGGACCTCCAGGCACAGGTAAAACGCTTCTTGCAAAAGCTGTTGCAGGCGAGGCGGATGTGCCGTTTTTCTCGGTTTCTGGTTCAAGCTTTATAGAGATGTTTGTGGGTGTTGGTGCAAGTCGCGTTCGCGATCTTTTTGAAAACGCTAAAAAAGAAGCTCCTGCGATCGTCTTTATCGACGAGATAGACGCCATAGGTAAAAGCCGTGCGGCAAGCGGTATGATAGGTGGAAATGATGAAAGAGAGCAGACTCTAAATCAGCTTCTAGCTGAGATGGATGGCTTTAGCTCGGATGCTTCTCCTGTTATAGTTTTGGCTGCGACAAACCGCCCTGAAGTGCTTGATGCCGCGCTTTTAAGACCCGGAAGATTTGATAGACAAGTGCTTGTTGATAAGCCAGATTTTAAAGGAAGAATCGATATCTTACGCGTGCATATGAAAGATATCAAACTTGATCCAAATGTGGATATCGAGGAAATCGCTCGTATGACTGCAGGACTTGCAGGAGCCGATCTTGCAAATATTATAAACGAGGCTGCGCTTCTAGCGGGAAGAAAAGAGAAAAATTATGTCGAGCAAAAAGATCTGGTTGAAGCAGTTGAGCGCGCTATTGCAGGACTTGAAAAGAAATCAAGACGTATAAATCCAAAAGAAAAGCGTATTGTAGCATATCATGAAAGCGGGCATGCGCTGATTTCAGAAACTACGAAAGGTGCCGATAAGGTAACGAAAGTTTCTATTATACCTCGTGGGCTGGCGGCTCTTGGATATACGCTAAATACTCCCGAAGAGAATAAATTTATGATGCAGCGCCATGAGTTAATCGCTCGCGTTGATGTGCTTTTAGCAGGAAGAGCTGCCGAAGAGGTCTTTATAAAAGAGATTTCGACAGGTGCCGGCAACGACCTTGAGCGCGCAACAGACATATTAAAAGCTATGGTATCGGTTTATGGAATGAGTGATGTTGCCGGACTTATGGTACTTGAGAAACAAAGAAATACATTTTTAACGGGTGGGCAAAGTATTAAAGACTATAGCGATAAGATGGCTGAAAATGTTGATGAATTCGTTAAGAGTACGCTTGAAGCCAGATATAATGAGGTTTTGCAAACCCTTAGAACGTATAGCGGTGCTATCGAAAAGATGGTTGAGGCTCTATACGAACAAGAGACTATCGAGGGCGCCAAGGTTAGAGAGATTATAAAAGCTTATGAAAATGAAAACGGACTTCCTAGTCGTCTTATTGAAGAGCATAATGATAGCGAGCAAAAGTCTTAG
- a CDS encoding 50S ribosomal protein L11 methyltransferase produces MKEKFYELSVVSSNACDLLLDLVFAFGITCVEEIENGFIIRDEDDLSGIQFGLIEYVKAAEKSLDKKIDLKLDLQVKENKDWINEYKKNVKPIKLGKFYIRPSWENPREDLLNIIIDPALAFGSGHHESTSACISFLQKYAKEGMSAIDVGCGSGILSIALAKLGCNVDGCDTDEQATYSSKQNAELNDVKFNKIWTGSISNLDAKYDIVVANIIADVILILKNDLIKLLKDGSYLILAGVLEKYKERILEAFASLKLVELNTQNEWSSFVFQK; encoded by the coding sequence TTGAAAGAAAAATTTTATGAGCTAAGTGTTGTTTCTAGCAATGCTTGCGATTTATTACTAGATCTTGTTTTTGCCTTTGGAATAACCTGTGTAGAAGAGATTGAAAATGGATTTATAATCAGAGATGAGGACGATCTTAGCGGGATTCAATTTGGCTTAATTGAGTATGTAAAAGCGGCTGAAAAATCTCTTGATAAAAAGATCGATCTTAAGCTTGATTTGCAGGTTAAAGAAAATAAAGATTGGATTAATGAATATAAAAAAAATGTTAAGCCCATCAAGCTTGGTAAATTTTATATACGTCCAAGCTGGGAAAATCCTAGAGAAGATCTTTTGAATATTATAATAGATCCTGCCTTGGCATTTGGCTCCGGACATCACGAGAGCACAAGCGCTTGTATAAGTTTTTTGCAAAAATATGCAAAAGAAGGAATGAGTGCTATTGATGTTGGTTGTGGAAGCGGTATTTTAAGCATAGCATTGGCAAAACTTGGATGCAATGTAGATGGTTGCGATACGGATGAGCAGGCAACTTACAGTTCTAAACAAAATGCAGAGTTAAACGATGTTAAATTTAATAAAATTTGGACCGGTTCAATATCGAATTTAGATGCCAAATACGATATTGTTGTGGCTAATATCATAGCTGATGTTATATTAATATTAAAAAATGATTTGATAAAATTACTCAAAGATGGCTCTTATCTGATTTTAGCAGGTGTGCTAGAAAAATATAAGGAGCGTATCTTGGAGGCCTTTGCTTCACTTAAGCTTGTTGAATTAAACACGCAAAATGAGTGGAGTAGCTTCGTATTTCAAAAATAA
- a CDS encoding chemotaxis response regulator CheY, whose product MKILVVDDSSTMRRIIKNTLQRLGHQDILEAENGLEAWQLLTQNSDIDILITDWNMPEMNGLELVKKVRAEQKYVDMPIIMVTTEGGKAEVITALKAGVNNYIVKPFTPQVLKEKLEDVIG is encoded by the coding sequence GTGAAAATATTAGTAGTAGACGATAGTTCTACGATGAGAAGAATTATAAAAAACACTCTGCAAAGGCTCGGTCATCAAGATATTTTAGAGGCTGAAAATGGTCTTGAAGCTTGGCAGCTACTAACTCAAAATAGTGATATAGATATACTTATAACCGACTGGAATATGCCTGAAATGAACGGACTCGAGCTTGTAAAAAAAGTTCGAGCAGAGCAAAAATATGTAGATATGCCTATCATAATGGTTACTACAGAAGGCGGTAAAGCGGAGGTTATAACGGCTTTAAAAGCGGGTGTAAACAACTATATAGTTAAACCTTTTACACCTCAGGTTCTAAAAGAGAAGCTTGAAGACGTTATCGGTTAA
- the hisA gene encoding 1-(5-phosphoribosyl)-5-[(5-phosphoribosylamino)methylideneamino]imidazole-4-carboxamide isomerase gives MEIFPAIDLKEGKAVRLSKGVMSSAKIYSDRPEELARKFEDLGAKWLHLVDLDGAFAGEAINLKTVEKIVRATNLKIELGGGIRNEERIKSYINSGITRVILGSIALKDPDFVKEAAKKYRVAVGIDAVDGYVATEGWADVSTMKATDLALKFADAGVEAIICTDIGKDGMLSGVNVEFTVDIARSSGIDTIASGGVKDIGDIIALQKTGQVFGVIVGKAYYEGRIDLKEALKLTI, from the coding sequence ATGGAAATTTTTCCTGCAATAGACTTAAAAGAGGGCAAGGCGGTAAGACTTAGTAAGGGTGTGATGAGTAGTGCTAAGATATATTCTGATAGACCGGAAGAGCTTGCTAGAAAGTTTGAGGATTTAGGAGCTAAATGGCTTCATCTAGTCGATTTAGATGGCGCTTTTGCCGGAGAGGCTATAAATTTAAAAACAGTAGAAAAGATAGTTAGGGCTACAAATTTAAAGATAGAACTTGGTGGCGGAATAAGAAACGAAGAGCGTATCAAAAGCTACATAAATAGCGGTATTACTAGAGTGATTCTTGGCTCAATAGCTTTAAAAGATCCTGATTTTGTAAAAGAAGCGGCCAAAAAATATAGGGTAGCAGTTGGCATAGATGCGGTAGATGGTTATGTGGCGACCGAGGGTTGGGCGGATGTATCGACTATGAAAGCAACTGATTTAGCCCTTAAATTTGCAGACGCAGGAGTCGAGGCGATAATTTGCACTGATATTGGTAAAGACGGTATGCTCAGCGGAGTTAATGTCGAATTTACGGTTGATATAGCTAGATCTAGCGGTATAGACACTATAGCAAGCGGAGGAGTAAAAGACATCGGCGACATAATAGCCCTTCAAAAAACCGGTCAAGTATTTGGCGTCATAGTAGGCAAAGCTTATTATGAGGGCAGGATAGATCTCAAAGAGGCGCTTAAATTAACTATCTAA
- the hisH gene encoding imidazole glycerol phosphate synthase subunit HisH, with the protein MSASIGIIDYEAGNLRSVINAFKFLGFNAKLVKNCDEVLKFDKIILPGVGAFALAMEKLRAKSLDQAIVEFAASGKPFFGICLGMQLLFDESEEFGLSKGLGIIEGRVKKFDQDRMNNGLKIPHIGWNTINFSKNSILNRGLKHSEYLYFVHSYHVVCDDNFALGYSEYGYKFVSAVCKDNIYGFQPHPEKSQDVGLKILENFGRL; encoded by the coding sequence ATGAGTGCAAGCATAGGCATAATTGATTATGAGGCCGGAAATTTAAGAAGTGTTATTAATGCTTTTAAATTTTTAGGATTTAATGCAAAGCTTGTTAAAAACTGCGATGAGGTTTTAAAATTTGATAAGATTATTTTGCCGGGAGTCGGGGCTTTTGCGTTGGCAATGGAGAAATTAAGGGCTAAATCCTTAGATCAAGCCATAGTGGAATTTGCGGCTAGTGGAAAGCCTTTTTTTGGCATCTGCCTTGGTATGCAACTACTTTTTGATGAAAGTGAAGAGTTTGGGTTATCTAAGGGGCTTGGGATAATAGAGGGCAGGGTAAAGAAATTTGATCAAGACCGTATGAACAATGGCCTAAAGATACCACATATTGGCTGGAATACGATAAATTTTAGTAAAAATTCTATACTAAATAGGGGCTTAAAGCATAGCGAATATCTATATTTTGTGCATAGCTATCATGTGGTTTGCGATGATAATTTTGCTCTTGGATATAGCGAATATGGCTATAAATTCGTAAGTGCCGTTTGTAAAGATAATATTTACGGCTTTCAGCCTCATCCTGAAAAGAGTCAGGATGTCGGGCTTAAAATTTTAGAAAATTTCGGGAGGCTTTAA